The Halichondria panicea chromosome 8, odHalPani1.1, whole genome shotgun sequence DNA segment TCAGGATTGACAATGTAGAGGTCTGCAAGTAGCGCCAAAAAGGACCACTAACCAACTTGTCAATTATTCCCAAAGCTTTGCACCCTGCGATATGAAGTGGTGACTTGAGGTCTTTCAGAACAGCTTGCAGGAGTAGGTTGAGATTTGCCCCATGGTATTTCAACAAATATTCTGTCATGTGTGACTTCAAGAAGAACACTCCTGCAGCATCATAGAATAGAATGTTAAACCTATTGCCAATAAAGGAAGCTAGTGGTAGCCTTGCTATTCCATTCTGTCGTAAGAAGGTTCTGAAATGAGTGGAGCAACCAGACTGTTCAGACCCGCGGTGGTGGAATGCTTTGCATGCTGTCCGTATGAGCCTTTGTGTTCCTGAGCTCCTCGAATTTGGGGTGCTTTCTTCCTCACTGTTTGCAGCCTCCCATACCTTTAGTGTCTCTTCTGCTGAGTCTGCTAAGGCGATCAGAAAATGTAACCCACAAAAAAAGTTATTCATCCGGGTAAGTTGTTCTTGTTCCCCACTAGTCATATCGTCCCAATTGTCCACAATGTCAGGTAGGATACTAGCTCGGTAATCAGATAACAGAGTAGAGAAGAGCTTTTCGGCAGCATGTCGATCAGACATGGTGTTCTTCAACTTATATACTATCTTTGATGACACGCTCGACTGCCCAATTTCCTGTCTCACAACATCTAAGTCATCAAGAATCTCTCGGAAAGTATCCAATGTTGTCTGTGCTGACCCTGAAAACACGTGTCGCAGCCCTAGAGTGTATGTTTCTTCTGAAGTGGCCAGATCAAATGTGGAAAAATGGTGGCCATGCTTGGTCGTACCATCAGTTTGTAGTGTGTAGTGCTCACCATCTTCAGAGCCCAGTTGTTCACCTAGTTGTGCTTGAGCGACTGTCAAGCACTCGAGCATCATCTGGCAGACTGCAGTTCTTTTGGGTAG contains these protein-coding regions:
- the LOC135339979 gene encoding uncharacterized protein LOC135339979 translates to MLQKQATKSAKQVTSLKAKVDRLRHRASYWKSKFSEISGGENCEELDELEREYGQKQNLLVEEVRKLEYDNAELKDKVDEVMSDNIVTFEGGKYTNDVRACCYELLSLNVGVNNVRSVIESVLTNLVHKKADRLPKRTAVCQMMLECLTVAQAQLGEQLGSEDGEHYTLQTDGTTKHGHHFSTFDLATSEETYTLGLRHVFSGSAQTTLDTFREILDDLDVVRQEIGQSSVSSKIVYKLKNTMSDRHAAEKLFSTLLSDYRASILPDIVDNWDDMTSGEQEQLTRMNNFFCGLHFLIALADSAEETLKVWEAANSEEESTPNSRSSGTQRLIRTACKAFHHRGSEQSGCSTHFRTFLRQNGIARLPLASFIGNRFNILFYDAAGVFFLKSHMTEYLLKYHGANLNLLLQAVLKDLKSPLHIAGCKALGIIDKLVSGPFWRYLQTSTLSILKMGEVYTKMRDRMQKWSDDAQCVLDNEAILFPETTSFQDEVMDALYAETENDALVQELLQLLFKSFALTMERLMPDHLPGGEFHAVSDPVIIISTFE